In one window of Hevea brasiliensis isolate MT/VB/25A 57/8 chromosome 10, ASM3005281v1, whole genome shotgun sequence DNA:
- the LOC131169434 gene encoding uncharacterized protein LOC131169434 has protein sequence MARVKQVSTKPRKFMGDAMKAAASSEKEREEGTEVENSNDEIEIVAERARKREGKGIAGSEPSAKKKKMEKAPASKPFVQQNIFEPRYIKWDSFSDLPYEFEELFTFQGWMEFSQLNEYYYPYLIQEFYGSMKEVVKGESFSVRVKKKSQIIDVDFLASILNLPNDGNRIGTFKDSRKLEGYDEKAFQLSIFPEGTPENEMTNISLVPQNFRILQSFIRYLLNPRSGSHSYANSLDLCIMWHLVNKIRFNLPFFIFKVIAKSSKHRRLPYAMPLTLIFQAMGVDLSKEKKFSNPIPIKEIFKADDGRKRSKKEDKKQEEETEIEIESESESNSETESDIPLSKLKEKSSKIDEGESSKKKEKMKLKMSDFVKISKANLDMMKEIKEMSGLTLNILEKSHELQKGIMAEHNAKMDMLINRLDRQEWFMKKMAQMLFGESFGKFGDFGSYPQGTAGPSNAKAAGSSGVKISAVEEEEEEHVEAAEKVQEESKLAEVEEIEKNDEKEKSAEEASETEQEPANETSGESSSSHTTSNSSSDNGKSEGRNGSR, from the coding sequence ATGGCAAGGGTAAAACAAGTGTCTACCAAACCTCGAAAATTCATGGGTGATGCTATGAAAGCTGCTGCTAGTTccgaaaaagaaagagaagaaggaaCTGAAGTTGAGAACAGTAACGACGAAATAGAGATAGTGGCAGAACGAGCAAGAAAAAGAGAGGGAAAAGGTATTGCTGGGTCAGAGCCCTCTgcgaaaaagaagaaaatggaaaaggCCCCTGCTTCGAAACCTTTTGTGCAACAAAATATTTTTGAGCCAAGGTACATTAAATGGGATTCATTTTCTGACTTGCCTTAtgaatttgaagaattatttacTTTTCAAGGCTGGATGGAATTTTCTCAGTTGAATGAATATTATTATCCTTATTTGATTCAAGAATTTTATGGaagtatgaaagaagttgttaaaggaGAGAGTTTTAGTGTGAGAGTTAAGAAGAAAAGTCAGATTATTGATGTTGATTTCTTAGCCTCTATTTTAAACCTACCAAATGATGGAAATAGGATTGGAACCTTCAAAGATTCTAGGAAGCTTGAAGGATATGATGAGAAGGCATTTCAATTATCAATTTTTCCGGAGGGTACAcctgaaaatgaaatgaccaaTATCAGTTTAGTGCCTCAAAATTTTAGGATTCTACAATCCTTCATTCGATATTTGCTCAATCCTAGGAGTGGTAGTCACTCATATGCAAATAGCCTTGACTTATGCATTATGTGGCACTTGGTTAACAAAATCAGATTCAATttgccattttttatttttaaagtgaTTGCTAAGTCTAGTAAGCATAGAAGGTTGCCATATGCTATGCCTTTGACTCTCATATTTCAAGCTATGGGTGTTGATTTGAGCAAAGAAAAGAAGTTTAGTAATCCTATCCCCATTAAGGAGATATTCAAGGCTGATGATGGTAGAAAAAGGAGTAAGAAAGAAGACAAAAAGCAAGAAGAagagactgagattgagattgaaTCTGAATCAGAATCAAATTCTGAAACGGAATCGGACATCCCACTAAGCAAGTTGAAAGAAAAGAGTTCTAAGATAGATGAAGGGGAAAGCtctaagaagaaagaaaaaatgaAGCTGAAAATGTCAGATTTTGTGAAAATCAGTAAAGCAAATCTGGACATGATgaaggaaataaaagaaatgagtggATTGACCTtgaatattttagaaaaatctcaTGAGTTGCAGAAGGGAATTATGGCTGAACACAATGCAAAGATGGATATGTTGATTAATAGATTGGATAGACAAGAGTGGTTCATGAAGAAGATGGCTCAAATGCTATTTGGTGAATCTTTTGGAAAGTTTGGAGATTTTGGAAGCTACCCACAGGGCACTGCTGGTCCTAGCAATGCAAAGGCTGCTGGATCAAGTGGCGTAAAAATTtctgcagtagaagaagaagaagaggagcatGTAGAAGCTGCTGAAAAGGTACAAGAAGAAAGTAAGCTAGCTGAGGTTGAAGAAATAGAGAAAAATgatgagaaagaaaaatcagCAGAAGAGGCATCAGAAACAGAACAAGAACCTGCCAACGAGACATCAGGAGAATCCTCCTCATCTCATACTACAAGCAACAGCAGCAGTGACAATGGAAAAAGTGAAGGCAGAAATGGTTCAAGATAA